A window of the Syntrophus gentianae genome harbors these coding sequences:
- the bla gene encoding class A beta-lactamase has protein sequence MIRRKLLIFFVCLIPLFPYVVSCSVATSTGKPPANSSPAVIQSVPLKPKQVQTQIREATGREASELQKTTVIEPPAKEAPRPAAVPAPSPNPKPDRALLRLEGEIKRLAAMAGGTVGVSALHIESGQLFSFHGGVRFPMASAYKIPIAVQLLRRVDQGEIRLNSIVTLTSHDIHPGSGKLIKTFKKKEANYSVRELLELMLLVSDNSASDAILKLAGGPEAVTRAMKDLGIEDITVSRSTLNMLADWRGISKLPAPEAFCLEKYNRLRDTVPADALEKAQNRFYTDLRDTATPDAMTSLLAMIYDGTVLQPETTSVLLKIMERCQTGNSRIKGLMPPGMTVANKTGTIGPGMVNDVAILTLPEGAGHVALTIFIKISNRSVARQELAMAQMARYLYDYYFFQSEDLFGAAANDTCSASDPPCSR, from the coding sequence ATGATCCGAAGAAAATTGTTGATTTTTTTTGTCTGCCTGATTCCGTTATTCCCCTACGTCGTGTCCTGCTCTGTCGCGACAAGCACTGGCAAGCCTCCTGCGAACTCTTCTCCTGCGGTTATTCAGTCCGTGCCGTTGAAGCCGAAGCAGGTGCAGACACAGATAAGAGAAGCGACTGGAAGAGAGGCATCAGAACTGCAAAAGACAACCGTTATAGAACCGCCGGCAAAAGAGGCGCCCAGACCGGCCGCCGTCCCTGCGCCGAGCCCCAACCCCAAACCGGACAGAGCGCTGCTCAGGCTGGAAGGAGAAATAAAACGCCTCGCTGCCATGGCAGGAGGAACCGTCGGCGTCAGCGCCCTTCATATTGAATCGGGGCAACTCTTTTCCTTTCATGGGGGGGTGCGATTTCCCATGGCCAGCGCTTACAAAATCCCCATCGCCGTTCAACTGCTCCGCCGGGTGGACCAAGGAGAGATCCGCCTGAATTCAATCGTCACCCTTACCAGCCACGACATCCATCCCGGCAGTGGCAAGCTCATCAAAACCTTCAAAAAGAAGGAGGCGAATTATTCGGTTCGGGAACTGCTGGAGCTGATGCTCCTGGTGAGCGACAACTCGGCCAGCGACGCCATCCTGAAGCTTGCCGGCGGACCGGAAGCCGTGACCAGAGCCATGAAAGACCTGGGCATAGAGGATATTACCGTCAGCCGCTCGACACTGAACATGCTGGCGGATTGGCGCGGCATTTCGAAGCTTCCCGCACCGGAGGCCTTTTGTCTAGAGAAGTATAACCGCCTGCGCGACACCGTCCCGGCAGACGCCCTTGAAAAGGCGCAGAACCGCTTCTATACCGATCTCCGCGATACGGCGACACCCGATGCCATGACGAGCCTGCTGGCCATGATCTACGATGGAACGGTCCTTCAGCCGGAAACCACCTCCGTGCTTTTGAAGATCATGGAGCGCTGCCAGACTGGAAATTCCAGGATAAAGGGGCTGATGCCCCCCGGAATGACGGTTGCCAACAAGACCGGTACGATTGGGCCGGGCATGGTGAATGATGTCGCGATCCTGACCCTGCCCGAAGGAGCCGGTCATGTGGCCCTGACGATTTTCATCAAAATTTCCAACCGGAGCGTTGCCCGGCAGGAACTGGCCATGGCGCAGATGGCGCGCTATCTGTACGACTATTATTTTTTTCAGAGTGAGGACCTTTTCGGAGCCGCCGCAAATGACACATGCTCTGCCTCTGACCCTCCCTGCTCCCGATAG
- the fusA gene encoding elongation factor G, translating to MKNDIRQVRNIGISAHIDSGKTTLTERILFYTKRIHAMHDVKGKDGVGATMDSMELERERGITISSAATFCTWKNHEINIIDTPGHVDFTIEVERALRVLDGAILVLCAVGGVQSQSITVDAQMKRYKVPCVAFINKCDRSGANPTRVVEQLRTRLGHSAILMQLPIGLEADFQGVVDLISLKAYYFDGAGGEIVREEAVPDALLDEATGRREELIDAVSLFSDSLTEAVLEGAEISPEMIRDAVRQGTLERKITPVFVGSAYKNKGVQLLLDAVTQYLSCPADVENTALDLAKEEAPVRLTSNPDDPVVALAFKLEDGHYGQLTYIRVYQGTLTRGETVLNARDGKKVRIGRLVRMHADQMEDIESIPAGYIGALFGLECQSGDTFVAPGLNVAMTSMFVPEPVISLAIVPKDKKSMVNMSKALNRFTKEDPTFRTHLDPETSETIIEGMGELHLEVYVERIRREYSAEVTTGNPRVAYRETITQKAAFNYTHRKQTGGSGQYGRVAGYLEPLPEEEFLFENKITGGAIPTQFIPACEKGFRMSLAKGPKMEFPITGIKVVIDDGAFHAVDSSDMAFQAAARGAFREAYSRAKPIILEPIMKVVVETPTEYQGAVMGLLNQRRGMIVGTQDEGLASVIEAQTPLAEMFGFSTIIRSATQGKAQFTMEFSAYKQVPQGIAEKIAEEVAKRKKSAA from the coding sequence ATGAAGAACGACATCCGGCAAGTAAGGAATATCGGAATCAGTGCCCATATTGATTCCGGAAAAACAACCCTGACCGAGAGGATTCTCTTTTACACGAAGCGCATTCATGCCATGCATGATGTAAAGGGAAAAGACGGGGTGGGAGCCACCATGGATTCCATGGAACTGGAAAGGGAACGCGGCATTACCATTTCTTCCGCGGCAACATTCTGCACCTGGAAAAATCATGAAATCAACATTATCGATACGCCCGGTCATGTGGATTTCACCATCGAGGTGGAACGTGCCCTCCGTGTTCTTGACGGAGCGATCCTTGTCCTCTGTGCCGTTGGCGGCGTCCAATCCCAGTCCATTACGGTGGATGCCCAGATGAAACGCTATAAAGTCCCCTGTGTAGCCTTCATCAACAAGTGTGACCGGAGCGGGGCCAATCCAACCCGTGTCGTGGAACAGTTAAGAACCCGTCTCGGACATTCCGCCATCCTCATGCAGCTGCCCATCGGTCTGGAAGCGGATTTCCAGGGTGTGGTCGATCTAATTTCCTTGAAGGCTTATTACTTTGACGGAGCCGGAGGAGAAATTGTCCGGGAGGAAGCAGTTCCCGATGCACTCCTGGATGAGGCGACGGGCAGAAGGGAAGAATTGATTGACGCCGTTTCTCTTTTCTCCGATTCTCTGACGGAGGCAGTGCTGGAAGGAGCGGAAATTTCCCCGGAAATGATTCGGGATGCCGTGCGTCAAGGAACGCTGGAACGGAAAATCACCCCTGTTTTCGTGGGGTCGGCCTATAAGAACAAAGGGGTTCAACTTCTCCTGGATGCCGTGACGCAGTATCTGTCCTGTCCAGCGGATGTCGAAAACACGGCCCTCGATCTGGCGAAGGAAGAGGCGCCGGTCCGGCTGACAAGCAATCCCGACGATCCCGTGGTCGCTCTGGCCTTCAAACTGGAAGACGGCCACTATGGTCAGTTGACTTACATCCGCGTCTATCAGGGAACGCTGACTCGCGGGGAAACGGTCCTTAACGCCCGGGATGGGAAAAAAGTTCGGATCGGTCGGCTGGTCCGTATGCATGCCGATCAGATGGAAGACATCGAGTCCATCCCTGCCGGCTATATCGGAGCCCTCTTCGGTCTGGAATGCCAGTCGGGTGACACCTTTGTTGCACCGGGGTTGAATGTGGCCATGACCTCCATGTTCGTTCCGGAACCGGTCATTTCTCTGGCCATTGTTCCCAAAGATAAAAAATCCATGGTGAACATGTCCAAGGCCCTGAATCGTTTCACCAAGGAAGATCCGACCTTTCGAACCCATCTGGATCCGGAGACCTCGGAAACGATTATTGAGGGAATGGGGGAACTCCATCTGGAGGTCTATGTGGAAAGAATCCGCCGCGAATACTCCGCAGAAGTCACCACGGGCAATCCAAGGGTTGCCTATCGGGAAACCATTACCCAGAAGGCGGCGTTCAATTACACCCATCGCAAGCAGACAGGAGGTTCCGGTCAATACGGCCGGGTGGCTGGGTATCTTGAACCTCTGCCGGAAGAGGAGTTCCTATTCGAGAATAAAATAACCGGAGGGGCCATTCCAACACAGTTCATTCCCGCCTGTGAAAAGGGATTCCGGATGAGCCTGGCCAAAGGCCCGAAAATGGAATTTCCCATAACGGGCATAAAAGTAGTGATCGATGACGGCGCTTTCCATGCAGTGGATTCCTCTGATATGGCCTTTCAGGCTGCGGCGCGAGGCGCTTTCCGCGAGGCCTATTCGCGGGCAAAGCCGATCATTCTTGAACCGATCATGAAGGTTGTTGTGGAAACCCCGACGGAGTACCAGGGGGCGGTCATGGGACTTTTAAACCAGCGTCGGGGAATGATCGTGGGCACCCAGGATGAGGGATTGGCCAGCGTCATCGAGGCCCAGACGCCTTTGGCCGAAATGTTCGGTTTTTCCACGATCATCCGTTCCGCGACGCAGGGAAAGGCTCAGTTTACCATGGAGTTTTCCGCCTACAAACAGGTGCCTCAAGGCATTGCAGAGAAGATAGCGGAAGAGGTGGCCAAACGTAAGAAAAGCGCAGCGTAG
- a CDS encoding GntR family transcriptional regulator has translation MMKDKKQTPKKQAEDSAQIAYQGIRHMLYTKELVPGQRILYRDLAEKLKLSPTPVIQALKWLELQGFVEHEPHRGYSMAPFSLKEIEELYEIRELIEPSLVPAAIEKIDKNGLSELKEALEAHLAAERESYLKERLFKNREFHMTLAYLSGKTTQVRILQNVFDMLFLKYGGNYFPISSLSSTDQAHQEIYDAVALRSLERAQSVLKNHLTNVKIQVMTSIKKILEEQERSEF, from the coding sequence ATGATGAAAGACAAGAAACAAACACCCAAAAAACAAGCAGAAGACAGTGCCCAGATTGCTTATCAGGGCATCAGGCATATGCTTTACACCAAGGAACTCGTTCCGGGACAGCGGATTCTCTACAGGGACCTTGCAGAAAAGCTTAAACTAAGCCCCACACCTGTTATTCAAGCCTTGAAGTGGCTGGAATTGCAAGGCTTTGTTGAACATGAACCGCACCGCGGTTATTCCATGGCGCCTTTCAGCCTTAAAGAGATAGAAGAACTCTACGAGATTCGGGAATTGATTGAACCTTCCCTGGTTCCTGCTGCGATAGAGAAGATCGATAAAAACGGTCTTTCCGAACTTAAAGAAGCGCTTGAGGCCCATCTTGCCGCGGAAAGGGAATCCTACCTGAAAGAAAGGCTGTTCAAAAACAGGGAATTCCATATGACCCTCGCGTATCTTTCCGGTAAAACCACCCAGGTCCGCATCCTTCAGAACGTCTTTGATATGCTGTTTTTAAAATACGGAGGAAACTACTTCCCCATTTCATCATTGTCGTCCACGGATCAGGCCCATCAGGAGATTTATGATGCCGTTGCGTTACGCAGCCTGGAAAGGGCGCAATCCGTGCTCAAAAATCATCTGACCAACGTGAAAATACAGGTGATGACCAGTATCAAGAAGATCCTTGAAGAGCAGGAAAGATCGGAGTTTTAA
- a CDS encoding succinate--CoA ligase subunit beta — MRLHEYEALDIFEQNGIPVPRRGVASTMHEALHVAGEIGYPVILKAQVLVGGRGLAGGIKTASSPDELKEVADTILASDVKGLPVLKLLVCEKVEIARELYVGITIDGYSGKPVIVVSTEGGMLIEETARTSPDKIASFHVDSSLEFYPYQARTLLSRIGVSQQLLTSWTDVIGQLYNVVMRYESLICEINPLVVLPNGGLIAVDAVLEVDDSALSRIRFPLPDRVERIENPLERRGREIGVTYVDLDGDIGIISSGAGLGMASMDIIGEKMKPANFLETGGGITADLLYRCMELIMMKPGLRAIFINVYGGINPIHEGAKGVVRYIQEHNVKIPIVAKALGNRQEETWEIFRSAGVHVVTEAATEKAIDRLFELVGRG, encoded by the coding sequence ATGAGACTTCATGAATACGAGGCTTTGGATATTTTTGAGCAGAACGGCATCCCCGTTCCCCGCCGCGGCGTCGCTTCCACCATGCACGAAGCTCTTCATGTGGCGGGCGAGATAGGATACCCCGTCATCCTGAAGGCACAGGTCCTTGTCGGAGGCCGCGGTCTCGCAGGCGGCATCAAGACGGCCAGCTCGCCGGATGAATTAAAGGAGGTCGCCGACACCATCCTGGCTTCTGATGTCAAGGGACTGCCTGTTCTCAAGCTTCTCGTCTGCGAGAAGGTTGAGATCGCAAGGGAACTTTATGTGGGGATTACAATAGACGGATACTCCGGTAAACCGGTTATTGTGGTGAGCACTGAAGGCGGCATGCTGATCGAAGAGACGGCAAGGACCTCGCCAGATAAGATTGCCTCTTTCCATGTCGATTCATCCCTGGAATTTTACCCCTATCAGGCCCGCACCCTGCTGTCGAGAATCGGGGTCAGCCAGCAGCTCCTAACCTCCTGGACGGATGTCATCGGCCAGTTGTACAATGTCGTGATGCGCTACGAGTCCCTGATTTGTGAAATCAATCCCCTTGTCGTCCTGCCGAACGGCGGATTGATCGCTGTCGATGCTGTGCTGGAGGTAGACGATTCGGCCTTGTCCAGGATTCGCTTCCCCCTGCCCGACCGTGTCGAACGGATAGAAAATCCCCTTGAGCGCAGGGGCAGAGAAATAGGGGTCACCTATGTAGACCTCGACGGGGATATCGGGATTATTTCCTCGGGAGCCGGACTGGGAATGGCCTCTATGGACATCATCGGCGAAAAGATGAAGCCTGCCAACTTTCTTGAAACAGGCGGCGGTATCACCGCCGATCTTCTCTATCGCTGCATGGAGCTCATCATGATGAAACCAGGGCTCCGGGCCATATTCATCAACGTGTACGGAGGCATCAACCCCATCCACGAAGGCGCCAAAGGCGTCGTGCGTTACATACAGGAACATAACGTGAAGATACCCATTGTCGCCAAGGCTCTCGGAAACCGCCAGGAGGAAACATGGGAGATATTCCGCTCCGCCGGCGTCCATGTGGTTACGGAAGCGGCAACTGAAAAAGCGATCGATCGGTTATTTGAACTGGTAGGAAGAGGTTAG
- a CDS encoding cold-shock protein: protein MAEGKVKWFNDKKGFGFIENDEGGDIFVHFSAIQGAGWKTLSESQRVRFEIQQGQKGPSAVNVELL from the coding sequence TTGGCAGAAGGAAAAGTTAAGTGGTTCAATGACAAAAAGGGATTTGGTTTTATCGAAAATGATGAAGGAGGCGATATCTTCGTCCACTTCAGCGCAATTCAAGGCGCGGGCTGGAAAACGTTGTCCGAAAGCCAGCGGGTTCGCTTTGAGATCCAGCAGGGTCAGAAAGGACCCAGTGCGGTAAATGTGGAACTGCTGTAA
- a CDS encoding amidohydrolase family protein has protein sequence MKTVDTLILGGTILCLDESMTLIEDGALAIKGDTIAALGRANEFRQKFTSQNILDGTNSLIMPGLINSHTHAAMTCFRGIADDMHLMEWLTKYIFPAEARNVDPELAYWGSLLACAEMIRSGTTMFCNMYIFEAETAQAARKAGMRCLLGEVLFDFPSPNVKTPKEGLAYTRKLLDTWSGDPLIRIAVEPHSLYTCSRPLLVEAGKLAEEYQVPLALHLLETRSEKEQLREKLGQEAVPYLDELGLLNERLIAFHCVCLDDEEIRLFSEKGCKVVYNPESNMKLASGFAPVSRMIREGVCVGLGTDGCASNNSLDMFQEMDTAAKLEKVRHLDPTLMPAETVVAMATRQGARVLGMEEITGVLKEGKKADLILIDLNRPHLTPMYNPYSHLVYAVNGSDVKTVFISGKMVMKDRNLLTLDEEEIMQRVCRIAERIRDSLKEPS, from the coding sequence ATGAAAACGGTCGATACGTTGATTCTGGGGGGAACAATCCTCTGCCTTGACGAGTCCATGACTCTGATCGAGGATGGCGCCTTGGCGATCAAGGGTGACACGATTGCCGCTCTGGGAAGGGCGAATGAATTTCGGCAGAAGTTTACCAGTCAAAACATTCTTGACGGGACAAACTCTCTGATCATGCCGGGATTGATCAACAGCCATACCCACGCGGCTATGACCTGTTTCCGGGGAATTGCCGACGACATGCACCTGATGGAGTGGCTGACCAAGTACATCTTTCCCGCGGAGGCGAGAAACGTGGACCCGGAGCTGGCTTACTGGGGGAGCCTCCTGGCCTGCGCGGAAATGATCAGATCGGGAACGACCATGTTCTGCAACATGTATATCTTTGAAGCGGAAACGGCTCAGGCGGCCCGGAAGGCCGGGATGCGCTGCCTGCTGGGAGAGGTGCTTTTTGATTTTCCCTCTCCCAATGTCAAAACGCCGAAAGAAGGCCTGGCCTATACCCGGAAGCTCCTGGACACCTGGTCCGGCGATCCGCTGATCCGCATTGCCGTGGAGCCGCATTCCCTGTACACCTGCTCCCGCCCACTTCTTGTTGAAGCCGGGAAGCTGGCGGAAGAATATCAGGTTCCCCTGGCCCTTCATCTCCTGGAAACCCGTTCCGAAAAGGAGCAGCTTCGAGAAAAGCTCGGCCAGGAAGCCGTGCCTTATCTGGATGAACTCGGCTTACTCAACGAACGGCTGATCGCCTTTCACTGTGTCTGTCTTGACGATGAAGAGATTCGACTTTTCAGCGAAAAGGGGTGCAAGGTTGTCTATAATCCGGAGAGCAACATGAAGCTCGCTTCCGGTTTCGCACCCGTTTCCAGGATGATCAGGGAAGGCGTCTGCGTTGGGCTGGGAACGGATGGGTGTGCGAGCAACAACAGTCTGGACATGTTCCAGGAAATGGATACGGCGGCAAAGCTCGAAAAGGTGCGGCATCTCGATCCGACCTTGATGCCCGCGGAAACCGTCGTGGCGATGGCCACCCGTCAGGGAGCCCGCGTCCTGGGAATGGAAGAGATCACCGGGGTCCTGAAAGAGGGGAAAAAAGCGGACCTCATCCTGATCGATCTGAACCGCCCCCATCTGACCCCCATGTACAATCCCTATTCACACCTGGTCTATGCCGTCAACGGCTCCGATGTGAAGACGGTTTTCATTTCCGGGAAAATGGTCATGAAAGACCGGAATCTCCTCACCCTGGATGAAGAGGAGATCATGCAGCGGGTCTGCCGGATTGCGGAACGGATCCGGGACTCCCTTAAAGAACCTTCTTAA
- a CDS encoding glycine cleavage system protein R, with protein sequence MRSYVVFSFMGPDRSGLARQIAEFFTARGINIERSRGCVLGGEFGMIILTSGSTDDIERLIKDLDRLREKTDLDIHVWKTKAPLHRDVAPSIPYKLIATSIDRPGILHQICKILHGRGINIDDIATNVDNNPVTGANVFQMVCYFSLSPAVKILDLKNDLNRIGDESNIDIRFEAVICR encoded by the coding sequence ATGAGATCCTACGTTGTTTTTTCATTCATGGGGCCGGATCGTTCGGGCCTGGCAAGGCAGATCGCGGAATTTTTCACGGCGCGGGGCATCAACATCGAACGATCCCGTGGCTGTGTCCTGGGGGGGGAGTTCGGCATGATCATCCTTACCTCAGGGAGCACCGACGATATCGAAAGACTGATCAAGGATCTTGACAGACTTCGAGAAAAGACGGATCTGGACATCCATGTCTGGAAGACCAAGGCGCCGCTCCATCGGGATGTTGCTCCGTCCATTCCCTACAAGCTCATCGCCACCTCGATCGATCGTCCGGGTATCCTTCATCAGATCTGCAAGATTCTCCATGGCCGAGGGATCAATATCGACGATATCGCAACCAATGTGGATAATAATCCTGTGACCGGCGCCAATGTCTTTCAAATGGTCTGCTATTTCTCCCTGTCGCCGGCTGTGAAAATTCTGGATTTGAAAAACGATCTCAACCGCATCGGAGATGAATCCAACATCGACATCCGTTTTGAAGCGGTGATTTGCAGGTAG
- the sucD gene encoding succinate--CoA ligase subunit alpha codes for MSILINDSTRVLVQGITGRIGKAQAHWMLEYDTKVVGGVTPGKGGTTVEGLPVFNSVQEAVKETGANASVFFVPAAFVLDAFMETIDAGVKLIVIVPEHIPVRDVMKMRSYALEKGVFALGPTTPGILVPGKGKMGIMPASMFAPGRVGIISRSGTLSYEFAGILSESNVGQSTVVGMGADPVVLRNLADILELFEEDDGTDAVIVVGEVGGEQEEKAAGFIARRMTKPVATYIAGRQSPQGKRMGHAGAIVRGASGTVAGKQSALKDAGVTVLESPIDVVAWAAHHKLS; via the coding sequence ATGAGCATACTGATAAACGATTCAACACGTGTTCTTGTGCAGGGCATTACGGGACGCATCGGAAAAGCGCAGGCACACTGGATGCTGGAATACGACACGAAGGTTGTCGGCGGCGTCACGCCTGGCAAAGGTGGGACTACGGTCGAGGGGCTCCCCGTCTTTAACAGCGTACAGGAGGCCGTGAAGGAAACAGGGGCCAATGCCTCGGTATTCTTCGTCCCTGCCGCCTTTGTCCTCGATGCCTTCATGGAAACCATCGATGCCGGAGTCAAGCTGATTGTCATCGTTCCGGAGCACATCCCTGTCCGGGATGTGATGAAGATGCGCAGCTATGCCCTTGAGAAGGGCGTCTTTGCCCTTGGTCCGACAACCCCGGGAATTCTCGTTCCGGGCAAAGGGAAAATGGGCATCATGCCCGCCTCCATGTTTGCCCCAGGTCGGGTCGGCATTATCTCTCGAAGCGGGACGCTTTCCTATGAATTCGCCGGCATCCTTTCAGAAAGCAACGTCGGACAAAGCACTGTCGTCGGCATGGGCGCAGACCCCGTCGTACTGAGAAACCTGGCGGATATCCTCGAACTCTTTGAAGAGGATGACGGAACGGACGCCGTGATCGTGGTCGGAGAGGTAGGCGGCGAACAGGAAGAGAAGGCCGCCGGATTCATCGCAAGAAGAATGACCAAACCCGTTGCGACCTACATCGCAGGCCGGCAGTCGCCGCAGGGAAAGAGAATGGGTCATGCAGGCGCCATCGTCCGCGGGGCTTCGGGAACCGTTGCAGGCAAACAGTCGGCATTGAAGGATGCAGGCGTCACCGTCCTTGAAAGCCCGATAGACGTTGTCGCCTGGGCTGCACACCACAAGTTGAGTTAG
- a CDS encoding formate--tetrahydrofolate ligase, whose product MAYQKIQQESPVQKPIADIAASIGLGEEDLETYGRYKAKIRLEAISRFSRRSDAALILVSAMTPTPAGEGKTTVSIGLAQALAKLGKSTIAALREPSLGPVFGMKGGATGGGLSRIHPVDDINLHFTNDFHAVESAHNLLSSLVDNSVFHDNPLNLDPRKITWRRVLDMNDRFLRDIVIGLGGSINGVPRETGFDIVPSSEIMAILCLSRSYTELKEKIRKILVGFTHDNRPVMTADLKVEGAVTALLKYALLPNLVQTTENVPAIVHGGPFANIAQGTNSIISTDLALRLADYVVTEAGFGFDLGAEKYFDIVAPYGGLNPQIVVLVATVRALKYHAGVAREDLDRSNPRAAVLGMANLRKHYQNIDKFHVPCIIALNRFSSDSDEEISAVIQAAEDQGMNIAPCDIFRLGGEGGLELAEKTVAILAGSPGHYRPLYNWSSPVEDKIFTVASEIYGAVSIDYQPLARRNLELINQYGFDKLPVCIAKTQQSLSDNPNLLGLPRDFIVTVREIKIASGAGFLIPITGEILRMPGLSKNPAAYQIDIDDSGNITGVSNPGEITPLT is encoded by the coding sequence ATGGCCTATCAGAAGATTCAACAAGAGTCGCCGGTACAAAAACCCATTGCGGACATTGCGGCGTCTATTGGTCTTGGGGAAGAAGATCTGGAAACCTATGGCCGATATAAGGCCAAGATCAGGCTGGAAGCCATCTCCCGTTTTTCAAGGCGCTCTGATGCCGCCCTGATTCTCGTTTCCGCCATGACTCCCACGCCGGCCGGCGAAGGAAAGACAACTGTTTCCATCGGGCTCGCCCAGGCCCTCGCCAAACTGGGGAAGTCCACCATTGCCGCGCTTCGTGAGCCCTCTCTTGGGCCCGTTTTCGGAATGAAGGGCGGTGCAACGGGAGGAGGACTCTCCCGGATTCATCCCGTGGATGATATCAACCTTCATTTCACCAATGATTTTCATGCGGTGGAGAGCGCCCACAATCTCCTGTCTTCTCTGGTGGACAATTCGGTTTTTCATGACAATCCCCTGAATCTTGATCCGCGCAAAATCACCTGGCGCCGTGTTCTCGACATGAATGACCGCTTTCTCCGGGACATCGTCATCGGCCTCGGCGGCTCCATCAACGGCGTTCCCCGGGAGACGGGATTCGATATCGTCCCCTCCAGCGAGATCATGGCGATCCTGTGTCTTTCACGGTCCTATACGGAATTGAAAGAAAAAATCCGGAAGATACTGGTTGGATTTACCCATGATAACCGGCCGGTAATGACCGCTGATCTGAAAGTTGAAGGCGCCGTCACGGCCCTGCTGAAATACGCCCTTCTCCCGAATCTGGTTCAGACCACGGAGAATGTTCCGGCCATCGTTCATGGCGGACCTTTTGCCAACATAGCCCAGGGGACGAACAGCATCATCAGCACCGATCTGGCGCTCCGCCTTGCCGATTATGTTGTCACCGAGGCGGGTTTCGGATTCGACCTGGGAGCGGAAAAGTATTTTGACATTGTTGCCCCTTACGGAGGATTGAATCCGCAAATCGTCGTGCTTGTGGCAACGGTTCGGGCCCTGAAATACCATGCAGGCGTCGCCAGAGAGGACCTCGACCGATCCAACCCCCGGGCGGCGGTTCTCGGCATGGCGAATCTCAGGAAGCATTACCAGAATATCGACAAGTTTCACGTCCCCTGCATTATTGCTCTGAACCGCTTTTCTTCAGATTCGGATGAAGAAATTTCGGCTGTTATTCAAGCGGCTGAAGACCAGGGAATGAACATCGCTCCCTGCGACATCTTCCGCCTGGGCGGTGAAGGCGGCCTGGAGCTGGCAGAAAAAACGGTCGCAATTCTTGCCGGATCACCCGGGCATTATCGTCCGCTCTACAATTGGAGTTCCCCTGTTGAAGATAAAATCTTCACGGTGGCCAGCGAGATCTATGGCGCCGTTTCGATCGATTACCAGCCTCTGGCCCGGCGGAATCTGGAGCTGATCAACCAATACGGCTTCGATAAACTTCCCGTATGTATTGCCAAAACACAGCAATCGCTCTCTGACAACCCCAACCTCCTGGGATTGCCCCGCGACTTTATCGTCACTGTCCGAGAGATCAAGATCGCATCCGGGGCCGGATTTCTTATCCCGATTACCGGTGAGATTCTTCGTATGCCCGGATTGTCGAAGAACCCTGCCGCCTATCAGATTGACATCGACGACTCGGGAAACATTACCGGTGTAAGCAATCCTGGTGAAATCACGCCTCTCACCTGA